Proteins encoded by one window of Lycium barbarum isolate Lr01 chromosome 11, ASM1917538v2, whole genome shotgun sequence:
- the LOC132618370 gene encoding protein EPIDERMAL PATTERNING FACTOR 1-like isoform X1, translating into MKGCVCTATILILLVFFPVFIHARHIRKLHSPEYQSNHPVSPDRKKAVVKPEMNLELRRGTVHKRAADTLQIAGSSLPDCSHSCGSCTPCRLVMVSFVCSSIEEAETCPMAYKCMCHNKSYPVP; encoded by the exons ATGAAGGGTTGTGTGTGCACCGCAACTATTCTCATTCTTCTTGTCTTTTTCCCAGTTTTCATCCATGCCCGACATATTCGCAAGTTACACTCAC CAGAGTACCAGAGCAATCACCCTGTGAGCCCAGACAGAAAAAAGGCAGTGGTGAAGCCAGAAATGAACTTGGAATTAAGAAGGGGAACAGTACACAAAAGAGCAGCAGATACATTACAAATAGCAGGGTCAAGTTTGCCAGATTGTTCACATTCATGTGGATCTTGTACACCTTGTAGATTAGTCATGGTTAGCTTTGTTTGTTCATCTATTGAAGAAGCTGAGACTTGTCCCATGGCTTACAAATGTATGTGCCATAACAAGTCATATCCTGTTCCTTGA
- the LOC132618370 gene encoding protein EPIDERMAL PATTERNING FACTOR 1-like isoform X2, with protein MKGCVCTATILILLVFFPVFIHARHIRKLHSQYQSNHPVSPDRKKAVVKPEMNLELRRGTVHKRAADTLQIAGSSLPDCSHSCGSCTPCRLVMVSFVCSSIEEAETCPMAYKCMCHNKSYPVP; from the exons ATGAAGGGTTGTGTGTGCACCGCAACTATTCTCATTCTTCTTGTCTTTTTCCCAGTTTTCATCCATGCCCGACATATTCGCAAGTTACACTCAC AGTACCAGAGCAATCACCCTGTGAGCCCAGACAGAAAAAAGGCAGTGGTGAAGCCAGAAATGAACTTGGAATTAAGAAGGGGAACAGTACACAAAAGAGCAGCAGATACATTACAAATAGCAGGGTCAAGTTTGCCAGATTGTTCACATTCATGTGGATCTTGTACACCTTGTAGATTAGTCATGGTTAGCTTTGTTTGTTCATCTATTGAAGAAGCTGAGACTTGTCCCATGGCTTACAAATGTATGTGCCATAACAAGTCATATCCTGTTCCTTGA
- the LOC132617041 gene encoding uncharacterized protein LOC132617041 gives MSMEKGSLQSNSNLDCFLECTTPLVSSQFLPQSEMTNLNRLWHPWEREKVEYFTLSDLWNCYDEWSAYGAGVPIKTNTGETLVQYYVPYLSAIQIFISRSSVNFLREETESVCETRDSFSDSFSDESESEKLSRWDGCSSEEGDSLWQMNDRLGYLYFQYFERSTPYGRVPLMDKISGFAERYPGLMSLRSVDLSPASWMSVAWYPIYHIPMGRTIKDLSACFLTFHTLSSSFQDMDLEDDMENGKRKRKEGENIPLSPFGLGTYKMQGDVWLSNRSGRDQERLSSLFSAADSWLKQLGVQHHDFNYFMGIRRG, from the exons ATGTCAATGGAAAAGGGGTCATTGCAATCAAATTCAAATCTTGATTGCTTCTTGGAATGCACCACACCATTAGTCTCTTCACAATTTCTACCACAG AGTGAGATGACAAATCTTAATAGGCTATGGCATCCATGGGAAAGAGAAAAAGTTGAATATTTCACTTTAAGTGATCTTTGGAATTGTTATGATGAATGGAGTGCTTATGGTGCTGGAGTTCCTATTAAAACAAATACAGGAGAAACATTAGTCCAATATTATGTGCCTTATCTTTCTGCTATTCAAATCTTTATCAGCAGGTCATCTGTTAATTTCCTCAG ggaagAGACGGAGAGTGTTTGCGAGACGAGGGATTCGTTTAGCGATTCGTTTAGTGATGAGAGTGAAAGTGAGAAGCTTTCAAGATGGGATGGATGTTCATCTGAGGAAGGTGATAGTCTATGGCAGATGAATGATAGATTGGGTTATCTTTATTTTCAGTACTTTGAGAGATCAACTCCTTATGGAAGAGTCCCTTTGATGGACAAG ATTAGTGGCTTTGCTGAAAGATACCCTGGACTAATGTCATTGAGAAGTGTAGATCTTTCACCAGCTAGTTGGATGTCAGTTGCTTG GTATCCGATATATCACATTCCTATGGGAAGAACCATTAAGGACTTGTCAGCATGCTTTCTCACTTTCCAcaccctttcttcttcttttcaag ATATGGACCTTGAAGACGACATGGAGAATGGTAAACGGAAGAGAAAGGAAGGAGAAAATATCCCTCTTTCGCCTTTCGGTTTAGGCACTTACAAGATGCAAGGGGATGTGTGGCTTTCGAACAGGAGTGGAAGGGACCAAGAGAGGCTTTCATCACTTTTTAGTGCAGCAGATTCTTGGCTAAAGCAGTTGGGTGTCCAGCACCACGACTTTAACTATTTCATGGGTATTCGTCGTGGCTGA